A stretch of the Prochlorococcus marinus str. MIT 0918 genome encodes the following:
- a CDS encoding metallophosphoesterase family protein, with protein sequence MARFIHTADWQIGKPYLQIKDGQKRFKLQQERLNAINRIRDSVKRTSAQFVLVAGDLFDSPTPSIPTVAEVLQPIGEMNVPVLVIPGNHDHGALGTIWHNEIFKKYQKEIAPNLLILLDCQPIELAEAVIFPCPLLRNKNNIDPTRWLRNFDWSKTSITKPRIVLAHGSVYEFGPRDYALEKNTEKSYISNVINLEKLPNDQIDYIALGDWHSLKEINKKTYYSGTPEPDRFNQGETNQRGQILHVDLTRDHLPKIESISTGYIHWHNIVINFHSDNDIDKLRDKIKILTSDRVSRDLIRLEVSGNLSLAGHQKYELLKEDLNNKLLRLRIKGECQKAPEDEELEQLTRSIENPLIAHVANQLKEQLKEEEKENPISEKAQITRIALCELYQLAVRD encoded by the coding sequence TTGGCACGTTTTATCCATACAGCAGATTGGCAGATAGGTAAGCCGTATTTACAAATAAAAGATGGTCAGAAGCGTTTCAAACTTCAACAAGAGCGTTTGAATGCTATTAACCGTATTCGAGATTCTGTAAAAAGGACCTCAGCTCAATTCGTTCTAGTAGCAGGAGACTTATTCGACTCACCAACGCCATCTATCCCTACAGTGGCTGAGGTGTTGCAACCTATAGGAGAAATGAATGTTCCAGTACTAGTCATACCTGGCAATCATGATCACGGGGCACTTGGAACAATTTGGCATAATGAAATTTTTAAAAAATATCAAAAAGAAATAGCACCAAATCTTCTAATTTTGCTTGATTGCCAACCAATTGAACTAGCAGAAGCTGTTATTTTTCCATGTCCCTTACTTCGGAATAAAAATAATATTGATCCAACACGCTGGCTAAGAAATTTTGATTGGAGTAAAACATCCATTACTAAACCGAGAATTGTTTTAGCTCATGGCTCAGTCTATGAATTTGGACCTCGTGATTATGCCTTGGAAAAGAACACAGAAAAATCATATATTAGTAATGTTATTAATTTAGAAAAGTTACCAAATGATCAGATTGACTACATAGCTTTAGGTGATTGGCACAGCCTAAAAGAAATCAACAAGAAAACTTACTACTCAGGGACTCCTGAACCTGATCGTTTTAATCAAGGAGAAACAAACCAGCGTGGTCAAATTTTACACGTAGACCTTACAAGAGATCATCTACCAAAAATAGAATCTATATCAACTGGTTATATTCACTGGCACAACATAGTTATTAACTTTCATAGCGATAATGACATAGACAAACTTAGAGATAAAATAAAAATACTAACCTCTGATCGTGTTTCAAGAGATCTTATAAGACTAGAAGTTAGTGGAAATCTTAGTCTTGCAGGTCATCAAAAATATGAATTGTTAAAAGAAGACTTGAACAACAAGTTATTAAGACTACGTATTAAAGGTGAATGTCAAAAAGCCCCAGAGGATGAAGAATTAGAGCAATTAACAAGGTCAATTGAAAATCCTTTAATAGCTCATGTAGCAAATCAACTCAAAGAGCAACTAAAAGAAGAAGAGAAAGAAAATCCGATATCTGAAAAAGCTCAAATAACACGTATAGCTCTATGTGAGTTATATCAACTTGCTGTGAGAGATTAA
- a CDS encoding 2OG-Fe(II) oxygenase, whose amino-acid sequence MYLIASYSNKGFETVADGIIDFFHRRTDLHRKGIAFGSQLNGVPTEAKISTDISLVAIDRSDPEGFALSQVLLKGVNAALNCYLKERPLFKECCPDKDLFINPIFNIQNYAPGEGFKEWHCDWTINSEITEPTARVLAWILYCNDVTSGGTEFHWQKHHEPAKRGKLIIFPAGLSHIHRGRISHIATKTIATGWINAGKEGAYLSRLAAP is encoded by the coding sequence ATGTATTTAATAGCCTCCTATAGCAATAAAGGATTTGAAACTGTAGCCGATGGGATTATTGATTTTTTTCATAGGCGTACTGATTTACATAGGAAAGGCATCGCATTTGGGAGTCAACTGAATGGGGTACCAACAGAGGCTAAAATATCTACCGATATTAGTCTTGTGGCTATTGACCGCTCAGATCCAGAAGGTTTTGCACTTTCTCAGGTCCTCTTAAAAGGAGTAAATGCTGCTCTTAATTGTTACTTAAAAGAACGCCCCCTCTTTAAAGAGTGCTGCCCTGACAAAGATCTTTTTATAAATCCAATATTTAATATACAAAATTATGCTCCTGGCGAAGGTTTTAAAGAATGGCATTGTGATTGGACTATTAATTCTGAAATCACAGAACCTACTGCTAGGGTACTTGCATGGATTCTTTATTGTAATGATGTTACCTCTGGAGGTACAGAGTTTCATTGGCAAAAGCATCATGAACCTGCAAAACGTGGAAAGCTTATAATCTTTCCAGCGGGATTATCTCATATTCATAGAGGTCGCATTAGTCATATTGCTACTAAAACAATTGCAACAGGTTGGATTAACGCCGGAAAAGAGGGGGCATATCTATCTCGACTAGCTGCTCCTTAA
- a CDS encoding NRAMP family divalent metal transporter, whose amino-acid sequence MKDLRQGIQKSLGPGILLAGACIGGSHLMSSTTAGAKFGFSLIGLILLTNLIKYPFLLVGTRFTAVSGLSLLEGFKARSKLYLPLYLTVSLITGTFTIAAVSFVSGLLLTNIPLLSLSPPIDLSIGVLIISGLILLIGQYKALDRISKFLVILLTILTGFALISLLISGSIDSVVINLYDSNPSPWRLENLSFLIPLMGWMPGPVELCVWPSLWMFSKENDTKHKASIEEAEFDFNLGYLITVITAIFFVSLGALTMYGSGETMMSGSGVSFAQNLIRLYTEAIGGWAKWIIVPASFAAMFSTTLTCLDAYPRSISAIQGLLQAKDRGITSSSKEKKRLKLWIVLHVLASIFSLLIAKTGGITIKDFVFGAMSGSFLTAPLFAWMAMDTINSSLISKKYRYGRLMKGLCWFGLIFLSGFSLLFIANSFFGFGIIK is encoded by the coding sequence ATGAAAGATTTGAGGCAAGGAATTCAAAAAAGCCTAGGACCTGGCATTCTTCTAGCTGGTGCTTGCATTGGGGGTTCGCATTTAATGTCTTCAACTACAGCTGGAGCAAAGTTTGGGTTTAGTTTAATTGGACTAATTTTATTGACTAATTTAATAAAGTATCCATTTTTACTTGTTGGTACAAGATTTACAGCAGTTAGTGGACTTTCATTACTAGAAGGGTTTAAAGCTAGAAGCAAACTATATTTACCACTTTATCTAACTGTCAGTTTGATAACTGGAACCTTTACTATAGCTGCAGTAAGTTTTGTTTCTGGTCTTCTTTTAACTAATATCCCGTTACTTTCACTTTCCCCTCCTATCGATTTATCAATAGGAGTATTAATTATTAGTGGGCTAATTTTACTAATAGGTCAATACAAAGCGCTAGACCGAATATCAAAATTTTTAGTGATTCTGCTAACAATTTTAACAGGATTTGCTCTAATATCACTACTGATAAGTGGTTCAATAGATTCAGTAGTGATAAACTTATACGATTCTAATCCAAGCCCATGGAGACTTGAGAACCTTTCATTTTTAATACCACTAATGGGATGGATGCCTGGTCCAGTAGAGCTATGTGTTTGGCCATCTTTATGGATGTTTTCTAAAGAAAATGACACTAAACATAAAGCAAGCATTGAAGAAGCTGAATTTGATTTTAATCTTGGCTATTTAATTACTGTTATTACTGCAATATTTTTTGTATCTCTTGGTGCTTTAACAATGTACGGAAGTGGAGAAACAATGATGTCAGGGAGTGGAGTGTCTTTTGCTCAAAACCTTATTCGACTTTACACAGAAGCTATAGGAGGTTGGGCTAAATGGATAATTGTACCGGCCTCTTTTGCTGCAATGTTTAGTACTACACTAACTTGCTTAGATGCCTACCCTCGTAGTATTTCTGCTATACAAGGTCTTTTACAAGCTAAAGATAGGGGAATAACCTCTTCTTCTAAAGAAAAGAAACGCTTAAAATTATGGATTGTATTGCATGTATTAGCTTCTATATTTTCACTACTAATAGCAAAAACAGGCGGCATAACAATCAAAGATTTTGTGTTTGGTGCAATGTCAGGAAGTTTTTTAACTGCTCCTCTATTTGCTTGGATGGCAATGGACACTATTAATAGTTCTCTAATATCAAAGAAATATCGGTATGGAAGGTTAATGAAAGGCTTGTGCTGGTTTGGATTAATATTCCTTTCAGGATTTAGCTTGTTATTTATAGCTAATTCATTTTTTGGGTTTGGAATTATAAAATGA
- a CDS encoding DUF1499 domain-containing protein codes for MIPEKHKNEFKPFAVLTKQILYILLILCIAAESANAAITNNQSDNYLPECIVVTHCVRENWEVNNVEDVFEKTALELSHTPRTKIVKKTNSLIEAEAKTRWRRYTDDLLIKAIPSENMIQVRSESRVGIGDNGVNKKRIDQLAKKLEIK; via the coding sequence ATGATTCCAGAAAAGCATAAAAATGAATTTAAACCTTTTGCAGTATTAACAAAGCAAATCTTATATATTCTCCTTATTCTGTGCATTGCAGCTGAAAGCGCCAATGCTGCTATAACAAATAACCAAAGTGATAATTATTTACCGGAATGCATCGTAGTTACCCACTGTGTAAGAGAAAATTGGGAAGTCAATAATGTAGAGGATGTATTTGAAAAGACTGCGCTGGAACTATCACATACTCCAAGAACAAAAATAGTTAAGAAAACTAATTCTTTAATTGAAGCTGAAGCTAAAACAAGGTGGAGAAGGTATACAGATGACCTATTAATCAAAGCAATACCTAGTGAGAATATGATTCAAGTAAGATCAGAATCAAGAGTAGGGATAGGAGATAATGGTGTAAATAAAAAAAGAATTGACCAATTAGCTAAAAAGTTAGAAATAAAATAA
- a CDS encoding AEC family transporter produces the protein MNILNLITELIPCLFLGYLIGQFDQNISTRVAKPLSEFGIPISLMGLLLNTGIDWNLLEAAFIGLLAIGILIVTLIIYQKYRKVFLNSILLLGSTFGNTGYFGIPISLSLLPTEALSFSMGFDIGATLLIWTVGPFIIGDADKKLTILEKFKVFLGHITKSPASKGLLGFLIISITPWDKPIASILWIPSKIVIFLALLIVGMRLGVLNPFKKATITKEFQTVKNSLLTKLILFPTLMLGICLSIGMNNIMRNALVLQAAAPTALSILLIAESSERNQDIARSLVVWSTLSSLITIPIWSFVLQIIN, from the coding sequence ATGAATATTTTAAATCTAATTACTGAGTTAATTCCATGTCTTTTTCTAGGGTATTTAATTGGGCAATTTGATCAAAACATTTCAACAAGAGTAGCTAAACCACTTAGCGAATTTGGAATTCCCATAAGCTTAATGGGCTTACTTCTTAATACTGGTATCGATTGGAATCTTTTAGAAGCTGCATTTATAGGATTATTAGCAATTGGCATTTTAATAGTTACATTAATTATTTACCAAAAATACAGAAAGGTTTTTTTAAATTCTATTTTGCTTCTAGGAAGTACCTTCGGAAATACAGGCTATTTTGGAATTCCCATATCTTTATCTTTATTACCTACTGAGGCACTGAGCTTCAGCATGGGATTTGATATTGGTGCAACTTTACTCATATGGACTGTAGGGCCATTCATAATTGGGGATGCCGATAAAAAGTTGACAATACTTGAAAAGTTTAAAGTTTTCTTAGGACACATAACTAAAAGCCCTGCAAGCAAAGGTCTACTTGGATTCCTGATAATTAGTATCACACCATGGGATAAGCCAATAGCTTCGATTCTTTGGATTCCATCTAAAATTGTCATTTTCCTAGCTCTTTTAATTGTTGGCATGCGTCTTGGGGTATTAAATCCCTTTAAAAAAGCAACTATTACTAAAGAATTTCAAACAGTAAAAAATAGCTTATTAACAAAGCTAATATTATTTCCAACTTTGATGCTTGGAATATGTCTAAGCATTGGTATGAATAACATTATGAGAAATGCATTGGTTCTTCAGGCTGCTGCTCCTACTGCATTGTCAATATTATTAATCGCTGAATCAAGTGAACGAAATCAAGATATAGCCCGCTCACTTGTCGTCTGGAGCACGCTTTCGTCATTAATAACCATACCTATATGGTCATTTGTGCTGCAAATCATTAACTAG
- a CDS encoding AAA family ATPase, with protein sequence MRLINCRIQNVRIHADLSIDFSPRITLIGGANETGKSTLIESLHRTLFLKATSTGAPIEALKSKLYLGHPTVQIKFEAIGKVYLLRKRFTGHSGQITLLNETNGEQVSGTNAEELLAELIGVKESLGSRQANSLLASRWAHLWVMQGSALNNLLNKDKSSYDFDSLVSQLEKKGGATIQQSIHDQKVVKEIEKKVDQTFTSRGIKKNSALWECKKQLRNSEELLASARSNIKEYEKASEELIAINEKLAQINNNHLPNLLQKKSILSEKVRACENIKADINLTEKESEPIRFKYNTLNKVIININFLEKAIKGKELKIESLQAEHNTLHEKENKLKNELKKLKGNHRKLKMDLLEIDRKRQLIQLLIDQFLNEEIIYRLNKQLKEQRVLFEKRKALEEELDLLPKINHTDLKKIKDLHQKLRDIITRKSTLASSIKVIKSNQKILINDDELKIGTKKHMNEKFELKIGKEIFLEIQPGGGINQDNLENEYFEAEKSYSDCLSKFQLKSLEIAENNFIKKSSIEQQLENINYSSQQEIITTEKEINAYKLKAIEIKKGISSLNIHLKELGVNENFIANDMNELKKIQQKTEASFTHTTTSFRHVEENLETTDLKVNDFIVSKVKAQSNLEIIKSEVKSSQRNLDLLQKENGDSPRLINQCLAIKAQLQASEKNLGKLRKKLESLIDYDYAAELLNIENKIESITKQREDLIAERGSAQRNCLEISSQNPYEALEKAKVQIETAKAEYTSLKLITESHKLLQTLFTTAQSDLSNRYTTPLAKSIGLYLRPLSNDREIAKLAFDQIDGFSGIQLRRGNNFYNFDQLSGGMKEQLTAALRLSMADVLKEKYNGCLPLVFDDAFTNSDPRRIELVKKMLETAITNGLQIILLTCNPNDYLSFANKTILLEKVNQNKESQMK encoded by the coding sequence ATGCGCCTAATTAACTGTCGAATTCAAAATGTAAGAATACACGCTGATCTTTCAATAGACTTTTCTCCAAGAATTACATTAATAGGTGGAGCCAATGAGACAGGTAAAAGTACATTAATAGAGAGTCTTCACAGGACATTATTCCTTAAAGCGACTTCTACAGGTGCACCTATCGAAGCTCTTAAATCCAAATTATATTTAGGACACCCCACTGTTCAGATTAAATTTGAAGCAATAGGCAAGGTTTATTTATTACGCAAGCGATTTACAGGGCATTCAGGGCAAATCACACTCCTCAATGAAACTAATGGAGAACAGGTCTCAGGGACAAACGCAGAAGAATTATTAGCAGAATTAATTGGGGTCAAAGAATCCTTAGGTAGCCGACAAGCAAATAGCCTTTTAGCAAGTAGATGGGCACATTTGTGGGTAATGCAAGGATCTGCGTTAAATAACCTACTTAATAAAGATAAAAGCAGCTACGACTTTGACTCATTGGTAAGTCAATTGGAAAAAAAGGGGGGAGCTACTATTCAACAATCTATTCATGACCAAAAGGTCGTAAAAGAAATTGAAAAGAAAGTCGATCAAACATTTACAAGTCGTGGCATTAAAAAAAATTCTGCCTTATGGGAATGCAAAAAACAGTTAAGAAATTCAGAAGAATTATTGGCTTCGGCTCGATCAAATATCAAGGAATATGAAAAAGCAAGTGAAGAGCTAATAGCAATTAATGAAAAACTTGCTCAGATAAATAACAATCACCTACCAAATCTTCTACAAAAGAAGTCTATCTTATCGGAAAAGGTTAGAGCATGTGAAAATATAAAAGCAGATATAAATCTTACTGAAAAAGAATCAGAGCCAATTAGATTTAAATATAATACATTAAATAAAGTAATAATAAATATTAACTTTCTTGAGAAAGCAATAAAAGGGAAGGAACTCAAAATAGAAAGCTTACAAGCGGAGCATAATACACTTCATGAAAAAGAAAATAAACTAAAAAATGAGTTGAAGAAACTAAAAGGAAACCATAGAAAACTTAAAATGGATCTTTTAGAAATAGATAGAAAACGTCAACTGATACAACTTTTAATCGATCAATTTCTTAATGAAGAAATAATCTATAGACTGAATAAGCAACTCAAAGAACAAAGGGTTTTATTTGAAAAGAGAAAGGCATTAGAAGAAGAGTTAGATTTACTCCCTAAAATAAATCATACTGATTTAAAAAAAATAAAAGATCTACATCAAAAGCTTAGAGATATTATTACTCGCAAGAGTACATTAGCTTCATCTATAAAAGTAATAAAATCCAATCAAAAAATTCTGATAAATGATGATGAACTAAAAATTGGTACTAAAAAACATATGAATGAAAAGTTTGAATTAAAAATAGGCAAAGAAATCTTTCTAGAAATCCAACCGGGGGGGGGAATTAACCAAGATAATTTAGAAAATGAATATTTTGAAGCTGAAAAGAGCTATTCAGATTGTCTCTCTAAATTTCAACTGAAGTCATTGGAAATTGCAGAAAATAATTTTATAAAGAAATCTTCTATTGAGCAACAACTTGAAAATATAAATTATTCGAGTCAGCAAGAGATTATAACAACAGAAAAAGAAATAAACGCCTACAAGTTAAAAGCTATAGAAATAAAAAAAGGTATTTCGAGTCTAAATATACATCTAAAAGAATTAGGTGTTAATGAAAATTTTATTGCAAATGATATGAATGAACTAAAGAAAATACAACAAAAAACTGAAGCAAGCTTTACTCATACCACTACTTCTTTTAGACATGTGGAAGAGAACTTAGAAACTACCGACTTAAAAGTAAATGACTTTATTGTCTCTAAAGTTAAAGCTCAGAGCAACTTAGAAATCATTAAGAGTGAAGTAAAGTCTTCACAAAGAAATCTTGATCTTCTCCAAAAAGAAAATGGAGATAGTCCAAGGTTAATTAATCAATGTCTAGCTATCAAAGCACAACTACAGGCATCAGAAAAAAACTTGGGTAAGCTAAGGAAAAAGCTTGAATCTCTAATAGATTATGATTACGCAGCTGAACTTTTAAACATTGAAAATAAAATTGAATCAATAACCAAACAAAGAGAAGATTTGATTGCTGAAAGGGGATCAGCACAAAGAAACTGTCTCGAAATTAGCTCTCAAAATCCCTATGAAGCTCTTGAAAAAGCAAAGGTACAAATAGAAACTGCCAAAGCTGAGTACACATCGCTCAAACTAATCACCGAATCACATAAGTTATTACAAACTCTTTTTACTACTGCCCAATCAGATCTTTCCAACCGTTATACAACACCTTTAGCAAAATCCATTGGATTATATCTAAGGCCTTTGAGCAACGATAGAGAAATAGCAAAATTAGCTTTTGATCAAATAGATGGCTTTTCTGGAATTCAACTTAGACGGGGAAATAATTTTTATAATTTCGATCAACTAAGCGGAGGGATGAAAGAACAATTAACAGCAGCATTACGTTTATCTATGGCTGATGTTCTTAAAGAGAAATATAATGGTTGCCTACCACTTGTTTTTGATGATGCATTTACAAACTCTGATCCAAGAAGAATTGAGCTGGTCAAAAAAATGCTAGAGACTGCAATTACTAATGGATTGCAAATAATATTGCTAACATGTAATCCAAATGACTACTTGTCTTTCGCAAATAAAACAATTTTATTAGAGAAAGTTAATCAAAATAAGGAAAGCCAAATGAAGTAA
- a CDS encoding class I SAM-dependent methyltransferase yields MNDKNNFLLNIDRKKEINLEIGCGSSKYNEDYIGIDIIDYDNVDIVGDVFEILEEFPSNSVDSIFTRHFLEHIKDVKSLINEFTRVLKVKGKLRVIVPHFANPYYYSDYTHVSSFGLYSFCYLAKDYCNFKRKVPTYNKELKLALTNTKMIFMTLPNTFIYGKLLRLLTMVINSRTCFKELYEERLCYVIPPYELIFDLIKIK; encoded by the coding sequence ATGAATGATAAAAATAATTTCCTTTTAAATATAGATAGAAAAAAAGAAATCAACCTTGAAATAGGATGTGGTTCTTCAAAGTATAATGAAGATTATATAGGAATTGATATAATCGATTATGACAATGTAGATATAGTTGGAGATGTCTTTGAAATCCTAGAAGAGTTTCCAAGTAATAGTGTTGATTCTATATTTACAAGGCATTTTCTTGAGCATATAAAAGACGTAAAAAGTTTAATAAATGAATTCACTAGGGTTCTTAAGGTTAAAGGTAAACTAAGAGTGATAGTACCTCACTTTGCTAACCCTTATTACTATTCAGACTATACGCATGTAAGTAGTTTTGGTCTATATAGTTTTTGTTATTTAGCTAAAGATTACTGCAATTTTAAACGTAAGGTTCCTACTTATAATAAAGAATTGAAACTAGCTTTAACTAATACAAAAATGATATTTATGACTCTACCTAATACCTTTATCTATGGTAAGTTACTTAGGTTGCTAACAATGGTTATTAATTCAAGAACTTGTTTCAAAGAGTTATATGAAGAACGCCTATGCTATGTAATACCACCATATGAGTTAATTTTTGATTTGATAAAGATAAAGTAA
- a CDS encoding phenylpyruvate tautomerase MIF-related protein gives MPLITVQTSSCDIENPQSFLQDLSKELSSLTGKPESYVMTQLHQNVPMTFGGTPKASCYIEIKSIGSIDPSNMSKAFCKLIEERIGIPSDRIYISFEDVPAKLWGWDGRTFG, from the coding sequence ATGCCATTAATTACAGTTCAAACATCAAGTTGTGATATTGAGAACCCTCAGTCATTTCTTCAAGATCTTTCGAAAGAGTTATCTTCATTAACCGGTAAGCCAGAAAGTTATGTCATGACACAACTTCATCAAAATGTTCCTATGACTTTTGGTGGAACACCCAAAGCTTCTTGTTATATAGAAATTAAATCAATAGGTTCGATTGATCCGTCTAATATGTCGAAGGCTTTTTGCAAGTTGATAGAAGAAAGGATTGGGATCCCTAGTGATCGTATTTATATTAGTTTTGAGGATGTACCGGCAAAATTATGGGGTTGGGATGGTAGGACTTTTGGATAA
- a CDS encoding phosphoribosyltransferase: MRLLTWNDFDACVLNITHSCRHKKFRGVYGFPRGGLCLAVAVSHSMRIPFLYEPMPDSLVVDDIYETGATLNKVRELPGISTFVWISKVVPDWWNAVEVNDSKDWIVFPWEDHQFAEQDERSYLMMRSKLSYPNYSQDISS; the protein is encoded by the coding sequence ATGAGATTATTAACATGGAATGATTTTGATGCTTGTGTATTGAATATTACCCATTCATGTAGACATAAAAAATTTAGAGGGGTTTATGGCTTCCCTAGAGGAGGCTTGTGCTTGGCAGTTGCAGTTAGTCATTCAATGAGAATTCCTTTTTTGTATGAACCTATGCCTGATTCATTAGTTGTTGATGATATTTATGAAACAGGAGCTACTTTAAATAAAGTAAGAGAGTTGCCTGGTATTAGTACTTTTGTTTGGATTAGTAAGGTAGTGCCCGATTGGTGGAATGCAGTAGAAGTGAATGATTCGAAGGATTGGATTGTGTTCCCTTGGGAAGACCATCAATTTGCAGAACAAGATGAGAGGTCTTATCTAATGATGCGTAGTAAATTGAGTTATCCAAATTATTCCCAGGATATTTCCAGTTAG
- the rffA gene encoding dTDP-4-amino-4,6-dideoxygalactose transaminase yields MIPFNKPYMTGNEIENISQAYLKKQLAGDGYFTNKCEYWLDRLTGTKKSLLTNSCTSALEIASILANIQKGDEIILPSFTFVSTANSFVIRGGKPVFVDIRKDTLNIDESLIEPAITDKTKAIIVVHYAGVACEMEKINSIAKKHNLLVIEDSAHGVCCYYKGLPLGSLGDFGCYSFHETKNLISGHGGALLINNSQYIDRAEIIRERGTNRKEFSEGKVDKYSWNDIGSSYMQGELVAAFLWAQLEAAKSINSKRIAIWNIYKEGFKGLEKKGVLRTPYVPTYCKHSGHIFYLILKDQKMRNSFISKMKEQSISCLFHYIPLHESSYAKKLNLDHNELPITKSISNRIVRLPLWLGIEDKLDYIITKAHEFIK; encoded by the coding sequence ATGATTCCTTTTAATAAACCATACATGACAGGGAACGAAATTGAGAATATTTCTCAAGCCTATTTAAAAAAACAACTTGCTGGAGATGGGTATTTTACCAATAAATGTGAGTATTGGCTTGATAGGTTAACTGGAACAAAGAAATCATTACTTACTAATTCTTGTACGTCTGCTCTAGAGATAGCATCAATATTAGCAAATATACAAAAGGGTGATGAAATAATATTACCCTCATTTACTTTTGTATCAACAGCCAATTCATTTGTTATTAGAGGTGGAAAACCTGTATTTGTAGATATAAGAAAGGATACCTTGAATATAGATGAGTCTTTAATTGAGCCTGCTATTACAGATAAAACAAAGGCAATTATTGTTGTACACTATGCTGGCGTTGCATGTGAAATGGAGAAAATAAATAGTATTGCAAAAAAACATAATTTATTAGTTATTGAAGATTCAGCCCATGGAGTATGTTGTTACTATAAAGGCTTACCTCTAGGTTCATTAGGTGACTTTGGATGTTATTCGTTTCATGAAACTAAAAATCTAATTTCAGGACATGGTGGAGCTCTATTAATTAACAATAGTCAATATATCGATAGAGCCGAAATTATTAGAGAGAGAGGAACTAATAGAAAGGAGTTTTCTGAAGGGAAAGTAGATAAATATTCATGGAATGATATTGGCTCTTCATATATGCAAGGAGAATTAGTTGCTGCTTTTCTCTGGGCACAACTAGAAGCTGCCAAGTCAATAAATAGTAAGCGTATTGCTATTTGGAACATTTACAAAGAAGGATTTAAAGGTCTTGAAAAAAAAGGTGTTTTGAGAACTCCATATGTTCCAACCTATTGTAAACATAGTGGCCATATTTTTTATTTAATACTTAAAGATCAAAAAATGCGTAATAGCTTTATTTCTAAAATGAAAGAGCAATCTATTTCCTGTCTTTTCCATTACATACCGCTACACGAATCTTCATATGCAAAAAAATTAAATCTCGATCATAACGAATTACCTATTACAAAATCTATCTCAAATAGAATCGTAAGACTTCCCTTATGGCTTGGTATTGAAGATAAATTAGATTACATCATTACCAAAGCACATGAGTTTATAAAATAG
- a CDS encoding DUF3104 domain-containing protein, translating to MNTSRCAVIGVTFLSVRSGDFVAISSSDQAPSNWWVGKVLSRVGNSIDANVNTLFQVIDIDTGVVKIINADFVMGIIQSGYLANKLDKY from the coding sequence ATGAATACTAGTAGATGTGCTGTGATTGGCGTGACTTTTCTTTCTGTTAGAAGTGGTGATTTTGTGGCCATTTCTTCCTCTGATCAAGCCCCTAGTAATTGGTGGGTTGGTAAAGTGCTTAGTAGGGTAGGTAACTCAATAGATGCTAATGTAAATACTCTTTTTCAAGTGATTGATATAGATACTGGAGTTGTGAAAATAATTAATGCTGACTTTGTGATGGGAATTATACAATCTGGTTATTTAGCTAATAAATTGGATAAATACTGA